In the Maribacter sp. MJ134 genome, one interval contains:
- the fabD gene encoding ACP S-malonyltransferase, with product MNAYIFPGQGAQFVGMGLDLYEKSSLAKDMFEKANDILGFDITEVMFNGTPEGLKETKVTQPAIFLHSVILSKVMGESFKPDMVAGHSLGEFSALVANNSLSFEDGLKLVSQRAIAMQKACELQPSTMAAVLGLADDVVEKICSDTPGVVVAANYNCPGQLVISGEVEAINVACEKMKEAGARRALVLPVGGAFHSPLMEPAREELATAISDTQFGVPTCPIYQNVSTTPVTEAEGIKKNLILQLTAPVKWTQSVRNMYRDGATMFTEIGPGKVLQGLVRKIEPNAQTQSPSFES from the coding sequence ATGAACGCTTATATATTTCCAGGACAAGGAGCTCAGTTCGTAGGTATGGGACTAGACCTCTATGAGAAATCGTCTCTTGCAAAAGATATGTTTGAGAAAGCAAACGATATTTTAGGATTTGATATTACCGAGGTGATGTTCAACGGTACGCCGGAAGGGCTCAAGGAGACAAAAGTGACACAGCCTGCTATTTTTCTGCATTCCGTTATCCTATCTAAAGTTATGGGTGAATCGTTTAAGCCAGATATGGTTGCAGGCCATTCTTTGGGTGAATTTTCAGCCTTAGTGGCAAACAACTCATTGTCTTTTGAAGATGGGTTGAAATTAGTTTCGCAAAGAGCTATAGCCATGCAAAAAGCATGTGAATTGCAACCAAGTACAATGGCAGCGGTTTTGGGCTTGGCAGATGATGTTGTGGAAAAAATATGTTCCGATACTCCCGGAGTGGTCGTAGCGGCAAATTATAACTGTCCAGGTCAGTTGGTAATCTCGGGAGAAGTCGAGGCTATCAATGTAGCTTGTGAAAAGATGAAAGAAGCAGGCGCCAGACGCGCTTTAGTGTTGCCTGTAGGCGGCGCTTTCCATTCTCCCTTAATGGAACCGGCACGGGAAGAATTGGCCACGGCCATTTCAGATACACAATTTGGCGTACCAACTTGTCCCATTTACCAAAATGTTAGTACTACTCCCGTCACAGAGGCAGAAGGCATTAAAAAGAATTTAATTCTACAATTAACGGCACCCGTAAAATGGACGCAAAGTGTCAGAAACATGTATAGAGATGGGGCTACTATGTTTACGGAAATAGGGCCTGGTAAGGTTTTGCAGGGTTTGGTGCGCAAAATAGAGCCAAATGCGCAAACGCAGTCTCCTTCTTTCGAATCATAA
- a CDS encoding gamma carbonic anhydrase family protein: MIKSVRGHTPKIGEDCFIAENATIVGEVSMGAQCSIWFNAVLRGDVHFIKMGDKVNVQDGAVIHCTYKKSPTNIGNNVSIGHNAIVHGCTIKDNVLVGMGSIIMDDCVVESNCIIAAGAVLTKGTHVPSGTIYAGMPAKKIKDISPELSKGEINRIAEAYITYSGWFK, translated from the coding sequence ATGATAAAATCAGTACGTGGTCATACACCAAAAATAGGAGAGGATTGTTTTATTGCAGAAAATGCCACTATAGTTGGCGAGGTATCCATGGGAGCCCAATGTAGCATCTGGTTCAATGCTGTTTTAAGGGGAGACGTTCATTTTATAAAGATGGGAGACAAAGTAAATGTGCAGGATGGTGCGGTAATCCATTGTACCTATAAAAAATCTCCTACCAATATAGGTAACAATGTTTCAATAGGACATAATGCCATTGTACACGGCTGTACTATTAAGGACAATGTATTGGTAGGTATGGGGAGTATTATCATGGATGACTGCGTCGTTGAGTCGAATTGTATCATCGCTGCCGGTGCGGTATTGACCAAAGGAACCCATGTACCATCGGGCACCATTTACGCAGGGATGCCGGCAAAAAAAATAAAGGATATTAGTCCGGAATTAAGTAAGGGAGAAATTAACCGCATTGCGGAAGCTTATATAACATATTCAGGATGGTTCAAATGA
- a CDS encoding LytR/AlgR family response regulator transcription factor: MNLKAIIVEDESNSREILRNYLKKYCPRVDLVGEAASIKEGLTLIGDHNLDLIFLDVEMPFGNAFDLLEKIPERSFEIVFVTAYDHYAKDALNEHAAYYLMKPINIDELIKAVDYVLEVKEKENKLQERVLNSKSKGVRGKLTLPQQDGFQVLNVEEILYCKADDNYTEIFLENKKILVSKTLKYFEEALSDFPFARVHKSYLVNVNEVVKYRRGKGGSVIISNGKELMVSASKKKEFLAYFD; the protein is encoded by the coding sequence ATGAATTTAAAAGCCATAATAGTCGAGGATGAGTCTAATAGTCGGGAAATTTTAAGGAATTACTTAAAAAAATATTGCCCAAGAGTGGATTTAGTAGGTGAGGCCGCATCAATCAAGGAAGGTCTTACACTTATTGGCGACCATAATCTGGACTTGATTTTCTTGGACGTAGAAATGCCTTTTGGAAATGCCTTTGACCTTCTTGAAAAAATACCTGAACGTAGTTTTGAAATAGTATTTGTAACCGCTTATGACCACTATGCCAAGGATGCACTGAATGAGCATGCGGCCTATTATTTGATGAAACCAATAAATATTGATGAACTTATTAAAGCTGTAGACTACGTACTTGAGGTGAAAGAAAAGGAAAATAAACTACAGGAACGCGTCTTGAATTCTAAATCAAAAGGAGTACGTGGTAAGTTGACGCTTCCCCAACAAGATGGATTCCAAGTTTTGAATGTAGAGGAAATCCTATACTGTAAAGCAGACGATAATTACACGGAAATATTCTTGGAGAACAAGAAAATTTTAGTGAGTAAGACTTTAAAGTATTTTGAAGAGGCCCTATCTGATTTTCCTTTTGCACGGGTCCATAAGTCGTATCTTGTGAACGTTAATGAAGTGGTCAAATATAGGAGAGGTAAAGGCGGTAGTGTTATTATATCCAATGGAAAGGAACTAATGGTCTCTGCCTCAAAAAAGAAAGAGTTTCTTGCTTACTTCGATTAA